The following coding sequences lie in one Peribacillus frigoritolerans genomic window:
- a CDS encoding ferredoxin yields the protein MANYTIVDKETCIACGACGASAPDIYDYDEEGIAFVILDNNVGAAIIPDELEDDMIDASEGCPTDSIKVAQLSFDGNPNKFE from the coding sequence ATGGCTAATTATACAATCGTGGATAAAGAAACTTGTATTGCTTGCGGAGCTTGTGGTGCTTCAGCTCCGGATATTTATGATTACGATGAAGAAGGTATTGCGTTCGTTATATTGGATAATAATGTTGGGGCAGCGATTATACCTGATGAACTTGAGGACGATATGATAGATGCTTCAGAAGGATGTCCAACCGATTCTATAAAAGTGGCTCAATTATCCTTTGATGGTAACCCTAATAAATTTGAATAA
- a CDS encoding NAD(P)/FAD-dependent oxidoreductase: MTEEKTVYDITIIGGGPVGLFTAFYGGMRQAKVKILESLPQLGGQLSALYPEKFIYDIAGFPKVRAQELIDNLKEQMKVFEPTICLEEAVEQMEKQADGTFKITTNLDTHFSKSVIITAGNGAFHPRKLELEDSTQFKNKNLHYFVNDMNRFKGRKVAILGGGDSAVDWALMLEPIAEKVTLIHRRDKFRAHEHSVEKLVNSSVEVKTPYIPSELVGAERITQIVLEHTKTQQKEVIDIDDLIINYGFVSSLGAIKEWGLNINKNAIVVNSKQETNIPGIYAAGDICTYDGKVKLIASGFGEGPTAVNNAKAYIDPMAKVQPLHSTSLFG, encoded by the coding sequence TTGACAGAAGAAAAAACGGTCTATGACATAACAATTATTGGCGGCGGCCCAGTTGGTTTGTTTACGGCGTTTTATGGAGGAATGAGGCAAGCAAAGGTGAAAATCCTTGAAAGCCTTCCTCAATTGGGAGGACAGCTATCAGCCCTTTATCCCGAAAAATTCATTTATGATATAGCTGGTTTTCCAAAAGTAAGGGCCCAGGAATTGATAGATAATTTAAAAGAACAAATGAAAGTATTTGAACCAACAATTTGTCTTGAAGAAGCAGTTGAACAGATGGAAAAGCAAGCAGACGGAACATTTAAAATCACTACAAACCTCGATACTCATTTTTCTAAATCAGTAATCATTACTGCTGGAAATGGAGCCTTTCATCCCCGTAAACTGGAATTGGAAGATTCAACACAGTTCAAAAATAAGAATTTGCATTATTTCGTGAATGATATGAACCGCTTTAAAGGAAGAAAAGTGGCGATTCTTGGCGGTGGGGATTCTGCTGTTGATTGGGCCCTTATGTTAGAGCCGATTGCTGAAAAGGTAACATTGATACACAGAAGAGATAAATTCCGTGCCCATGAACATAGTGTGGAAAAATTAGTGAATTCCTCTGTTGAGGTCAAAACACCTTATATTCCCTCCGAATTGGTAGGAGCAGAAAGAATTACGCAAATTGTTTTAGAACACACTAAGACGCAACAAAAAGAAGTGATTGATATAGATGATTTAATTATTAATTACGGATTTGTCTCTTCTCTTGGTGCGATTAAAGAATGGGGACTAAACATCAACAAAAATGCAATTGTCGTTAATTCCAAACAAGAAACGAATATTCCAGGCATTTATGCAGCCGGGGATATTTGTACGTATGATGGAAAGGTTAAATTAATTGCATCCGGATTTGGTGAAGGTCCTACGGCAGTCAATAATGCCAAAGCCTATATTGATCCGATGGCGAAAGTTCAGCCGTTGCATAGTACTTCCTTATTTGGCTAA
- a CDS encoding LysR family transcriptional regulator, whose amino-acid sequence MNFLSLRYFIEVSNHLSFSEASKTLHISQPGLSQQILSLEKQLGFKLLNRTTRKITLTEEGEYIYKKLAPSFEDIEKTVNYIVENKAIPKPKLKIATVPSAASIYIPKLLKKIVGEYPDTEFYVHETTSSRAVKLVNQQNYHIGFIRTPIHSNIIANEGLSMIEFMRFPLQLVVSIDHPLAQKDAIHLYEAKDEPFIHYDAVQAHSLQFLLEKACMTAGFSPKELCKGSELLTIANLISNNLGVALMPEDMVSLLGKSQVKALNIDNSELFSSISAVWKSTDTSILTKHILKTLENDHSHDK is encoded by the coding sequence TTGAATTTCCTATCCCTCCGCTATTTCATAGAGGTTTCTAACCATCTTAGTTTCAGTGAGGCTTCCAAAACCCTGCATATATCCCAGCCCGGACTTAGCCAACAGATTTTATCCCTCGAAAAACAATTAGGCTTTAAACTTTTGAATCGAACCACAAGAAAAATTACATTGACGGAAGAAGGAGAGTACATCTATAAAAAACTTGCTCCTTCCTTTGAAGATATTGAGAAAACAGTAAATTACATAGTTGAAAATAAAGCCATCCCCAAGCCTAAATTGAAGATTGCTACCGTCCCCTCTGCAGCTAGTATATATATCCCGAAGTTATTGAAAAAGATAGTGGGGGAATACCCGGATACAGAATTTTACGTGCATGAAACAACATCCTCAAGAGCTGTAAAACTCGTAAACCAACAAAATTATCATATCGGTTTCATCAGAACGCCCATTCACAGTAACATCATCGCCAATGAAGGATTAAGCATGATTGAATTCATGAGGTTCCCTTTACAATTAGTCGTCTCCATTGATCATCCACTGGCCCAAAAGGATGCGATACATTTATACGAAGCAAAAGACGAACCTTTTATCCATTATGATGCCGTTCAAGCACACTCCCTTCAATTCCTTTTGGAAAAAGCTTGCATGACTGCTGGATTTTCACCAAAAGAATTATGTAAAGGCTCTGAATTACTGACGATCGCCAATCTAATATCCAATAACCTCGGCGTAGCCCTCATGCCGGAAGATATGGTGAGTTTGTTGGGAAAAAGCCAAGTTAAAGCCTTGAACATCGATAACTCGGAATTATTCAGTTCCATATCGGCAGTTTGGAAAAGCACGGATACATCCATTCTGACCAAGCATATTTTGAAAACGTTAGAGAATGATCATTCTCATGATAAATGA
- a CDS encoding TAXI family TRAP transporter solute-binding subunit: MKKFHKCFLLVMILTVSGIITACGDSKTGVSGSGNQNLSLLTGGTGGTYYPLGGQIGKIISDKTKANITPQTSGASAENMETLRAGEAEIAFSQTDIAAYALEGTEMFDGKPIDNIMAISSLYPETVQIVTTAKSGIKSIEDLKGKKVSVGAPGSGAYINAMQILEIHGLSEKDIKGQNLSFDESAEGIQAGNIDAAFITAGTPTGAVEALSVQNDIMVLPIAEDKIQALVKKYPYYAEDTIPSGTYKIKSEVKTVAVKAMLVVTKDLDEDLVYEMTKAVYDNTDQITHAKGKFLTAETALEGLGEMEVHPGAAKYFNEKGVSK, from the coding sequence ATGAAAAAATTTCATAAGTGCTTTTTATTGGTCATGATTTTGACGGTATCCGGTATTATTACTGCCTGCGGAGACAGTAAAACAGGTGTCTCGGGCAGCGGAAACCAAAATTTGAGTTTGTTGACTGGTGGTACGGGAGGTACATACTATCCGCTCGGAGGGCAAATTGGAAAAATCATTTCCGATAAAACAAAAGCGAACATAACACCTCAGACATCTGGCGCCTCCGCCGAAAACATGGAAACGTTAAGGGCTGGAGAGGCTGAAATCGCTTTTTCGCAAACGGATATCGCCGCATATGCACTTGAAGGAACGGAAATGTTCGACGGGAAACCCATTGACAATATAATGGCGATCAGCTCTTTATATCCTGAAACTGTTCAAATTGTAACGACTGCAAAAAGCGGAATTAAATCAATCGAGGATTTAAAGGGTAAAAAGGTATCAGTAGGTGCACCGGGTTCTGGTGCATATATCAATGCCATGCAAATCCTGGAGATTCATGGTTTGTCTGAGAAAGATATTAAAGGACAAAATCTGTCCTTCGATGAGTCGGCCGAAGGAATTCAAGCAGGAAATATTGACGCAGCTTTCATTACTGCCGGAACACCAACAGGTGCAGTTGAGGCGCTATCCGTACAAAATGATATCATGGTCCTGCCTATTGCAGAGGACAAAATTCAAGCATTGGTTAAAAAGTATCCATACTATGCTGAAGATACAATTCCAAGTGGAACGTACAAAATCAAATCCGAGGTAAAAACAGTTGCAGTTAAAGCGATGTTAGTGGTTACAAAGGATCTTGATGAAGATTTAGTTTATGAAATGACTAAAGCTGTTTATGACAACACAGATCAAATCACACATGCAAAAGGCAAGTTCCTTACAGCAGAAACTGCCCTAGAAGGATTAGGGGAAATGGAAGTGCATCCTGGAGCAGCAAAATACTTTAATGAAAAAGGTGTTTCCAAGTAA
- a CDS encoding DUF1850 domain-containing protein, translated as MKFKRFMAFGIPLLIAFLFFFPYKHVIAFSFEDQGELIAYFPLKKEKEFKIEYTHSIHLTDVLESYRLSDKQIEQTELSYHDFAVGMPSNAEGEEVFEEKDGTYFIKNMKRNFTHIDLRVGQVKANHRLIYDEKTYTLADFIKPGTWVRISSERISLWEQLKGVKISV; from the coding sequence ATGAAATTCAAGAGATTCATGGCATTTGGTATACCTCTGCTCATCGCTTTTTTATTCTTTTTTCCTTATAAGCATGTAATTGCCTTTTCCTTTGAGGATCAAGGGGAATTAATCGCATACTTTCCTTTGAAAAAAGAAAAAGAATTCAAGATTGAGTATACACACTCCATCCACCTCACGGATGTTTTGGAATCATATCGTTTATCGGATAAGCAAATCGAACAAACTGAACTTTCTTATCATGATTTTGCAGTCGGTATGCCTTCTAATGCGGAGGGGGAGGAAGTATTTGAAGAAAAAGACGGTACCTATTTCATAAAAAATATGAAACGCAATTTCACCCATATCGATTTACGGGTAGGACAAGTTAAAGCTAACCATCGTTTAATATATGATGAAAAAACATACACATTGGCAGACTTCATTAAACCAGGGACATGGGTCAGGATTTCATCGGAAAGAATTTCATTGTGGGAACAGTTGAAGGGAGTGAAGATTAGTGTCTGA
- a CDS encoding TRAP transporter permease, producing the protein MSDNEKIKYLTEAEQQELLEKYDPEAGTRKLTGVLGHIAFFGLLAFSLFQLYTAIFGVFTAQIQRTIHLGFALSLVFLLFPANRKKREKGKFQIAWYDIILAILSIGVGAYWPLFFEDIVMNVGRLGALDFAVGLLAILLVLEATRRAVGLPIMVIALIFIFYGIFGQYMPGFLAHRGLTLERMVQTMFFSTEGILGTPLAVSSTFIFLFLLFGSFLVRTGVGQYFNDLSTAIAGRRIGGPAKVAIFSSALQGTISGSSVANVVTSGAFTIPMMKNLGYKKEFAGAVEAAASTGGQLMPPVMGAAAFLMVEFIGNGITYWDIAKAAAIPAILYFSGIWIMTHFEAKRLGLRGLTKEEMPSKKEVFGKFYLLIPILAIILLLMLNITVTHAALYSIAISVLVGFINKDVRMKFIDIIYALVDGARTALAVAAATAAAGIIVGIVTKTGLGLKLANGLIDLSGGYLIPTLMLTMVAALILGMGSPTTANYVITSTIAAPAIILLGVPDLSAHLFVFYFGIIADITPPVALAAFAAAGVAGGEPIKTGIESSKLAIAAFIIPYIFVLSPQMLMIDTTWMEVAWVVLTAMSGMIAIGAGVIGYWMRGMHWLERVLAIIVGLLLIYPETISDIIGVSAFIVLLALQYLWKSDNHDSSKILENNQSIEKN; encoded by the coding sequence GTGTCTGATAATGAAAAAATCAAATATTTAACCGAAGCGGAACAGCAGGAGTTATTGGAAAAATATGATCCAGAAGCCGGGACTAGGAAATTAACTGGTGTCTTGGGCCACATTGCGTTTTTTGGACTCCTGGCTTTTTCGCTATTCCAATTATATACTGCCATTTTTGGTGTTTTTACAGCACAAATCCAAAGGACGATACATTTAGGGTTTGCACTCTCCTTAGTATTTTTACTATTTCCCGCAAACCGGAAGAAGCGTGAAAAAGGAAAGTTTCAAATTGCCTGGTACGATATCATATTAGCGATCCTTAGTATCGGGGTAGGTGCATATTGGCCCTTATTTTTCGAAGATATCGTCATGAATGTAGGACGTTTGGGCGCATTGGATTTTGCCGTTGGTTTATTGGCCATTCTCCTGGTTTTGGAGGCAACCAGGCGTGCAGTGGGACTTCCCATTATGGTCATTGCTTTGATATTCATTTTCTATGGAATTTTTGGACAGTATATGCCAGGATTCCTCGCTCATCGGGGTTTGACTCTAGAACGGATGGTACAAACGATGTTCTTCTCGACAGAGGGCATTTTAGGCACTCCGTTAGCGGTGTCGTCGACATTCATCTTCCTATTTTTACTGTTTGGATCCTTTCTAGTCCGAACAGGTGTCGGTCAATACTTCAATGATCTTTCAACAGCCATTGCCGGCAGAAGGATAGGGGGACCTGCAAAGGTTGCGATTTTTTCCAGTGCTCTTCAAGGAACGATTAGCGGAAGTTCTGTAGCTAATGTTGTCACTTCGGGAGCATTCACGATACCGATGATGAAAAATCTGGGTTATAAGAAGGAATTCGCTGGGGCAGTGGAGGCAGCCGCTTCGACAGGCGGTCAATTGATGCCTCCGGTAATGGGGGCAGCGGCATTCTTAATGGTTGAGTTCATTGGGAATGGGATAACGTATTGGGATATAGCAAAGGCGGCTGCGATTCCAGCTATCCTTTACTTTTCAGGAATTTGGATCATGACCCATTTTGAAGCGAAACGACTTGGGCTGCGTGGGTTAACGAAAGAAGAGATGCCAAGTAAAAAGGAAGTGTTCGGCAAATTTTATTTACTAATACCGATCCTTGCCATTATTTTATTGCTCATGCTGAATATCACGGTTACACATGCAGCACTGTATTCCATTGCTATCTCGGTTCTTGTAGGTTTCATAAACAAGGATGTCCGCATGAAATTCATCGATATCATTTATGCATTGGTCGATGGAGCCCGAACGGCACTTGCGGTTGCAGCTGCAACCGCAGCAGCAGGCATTATTGTAGGAATCGTTACGAAAACCGGATTAGGGCTGAAGCTGGCTAATGGTTTGATCGATTTGTCTGGTGGATATTTGATTCCAACACTGATGCTAACTATGGTAGCGGCCCTTATATTAGGAATGGGTTCACCTACGACCGCCAATTATGTCATCACATCGACGATTGCAGCACCTGCGATCATTTTGCTTGGTGTTCCTGATTTATCTGCACATTTATTCGTTTTCTATTTTGGCATTATAGCAGATATTACTCCTCCAGTTGCTTTAGCGGCATTTGCAGCGGCAGGGGTGGCAGGCGGTGAACCGATAAAAACGGGAATTGAGTCATCAAAACTTGCTATCGCTGCATTTATCATTCCATATATTTTTGTTCTTTCCCCACAAATGCTGATGATCGATACAACTTGGATGGAGGTTGCCTGGGTCGTACTTACAGCAATGTCAGGCATGATTGCAATTGGTGCGGGTGTTATAGGTTACTGGATGAGGGGGATGCACTGGTTAGAAAGAGTCCTCGCGATAATCGTTGGTTTACTATTAATCTATCCTGAAACGATATCGGACATCATTGGGGTATCCGCTTTTATCGTATTACTGGCTTTACAATACCTTTGGAAGAGTGACAATCACGACAGCTCCAAAATCTTGGAAAATAACCAAAGCATAGAGAAAAATTGA
- the ggt gene encoding gamma-glutamyltransferase, producing the protein MKFLKSFILVTFSFFCIITPAFASVPGVDTSMKKGATKGIVSVSHPLAAEAGIKILKQGGNAVDAAAAIQLSLNVVEPMMSGIGGGGFIMIYNKKENKITMIDSREMAPQNVTPELFLDEKGKPVPFSKRHTTGKAVGVPGTLKGMEAALDKYGTLKLSQVMDPAIKQAEKGVKVNWITAQYIDENVKKLENNEEAARVFMPNGKPLEEGDTLIQPNLAKTLKLIKKQGSNVFYKGEIGEALTKEVQKRDGTMTTEDLENYVVKEREPIKSEYRGFEVVGAASPSSGSLTVQQILELLEGYDVQKMGANSPEYLHHLTEAMHLAFADRAAYMADEDFYDVPTKGLLDEEYIKERRKLINPNISTADVKEGDPWKYEGQEPVSMEKVKEEKTPIGQTTHFSVMDKWGNMVSYTTTIEQVFGSGIMVPDYGFMLNNEMTDFDATPGGVNQVEPGKRPRSSMSPTFILKDGNPFMAIGSPGGATIIASVSETIMNVIDHQMTIQDAILAPRVYSAGYPTVRWEPGIDQNTRLELMAKGHVYEEKPQHIGNVQAVIYDYERGRMYGGADNTREGTVLGVDGVSYKSKQPREMKEEKKGPFTLKVNGAVYPYTAKQMKLIDGKPYIQSDKLLLGLGAIESVDLEIFKPDKKSYLPVLKVAKSLGYKAKWNEKDKVALLEKDPADIEDPDDDGSVTN; encoded by the coding sequence ATGAAATTTTTAAAAAGTTTTATTTTAGTTACTTTCAGTTTCTTTTGCATCATCACACCAGCTTTTGCAAGTGTCCCTGGAGTGGATACTTCAATGAAAAAAGGAGCAACAAAAGGAATCGTATCAGTTTCCCACCCTTTAGCGGCGGAAGCGGGCATAAAGATATTAAAACAAGGTGGAAACGCAGTCGATGCAGCAGCAGCCATTCAATTATCGTTAAATGTAGTTGAACCGATGATGTCTGGAATCGGCGGCGGTGGTTTTATCATGATTTATAATAAGAAAGAAAATAAAATAACGATGATCGATAGCCGCGAAATGGCACCGCAAAATGTTACGCCTGAACTATTTTTAGATGAAAAGGGAAAACCCGTACCTTTTAGTAAACGGCACACAACCGGAAAAGCCGTTGGTGTTCCTGGAACCCTTAAGGGGATGGAAGCTGCCCTAGATAAATATGGAACATTGAAATTATCACAAGTTATGGACCCGGCAATTAAACAAGCTGAAAAAGGAGTTAAGGTCAATTGGATAACAGCGCAATATATCGATGAAAATGTAAAAAAATTAGAAAATAACGAAGAAGCTGCAAGAGTATTTATGCCTAACGGAAAACCATTGGAAGAGGGAGACACCCTCATTCAGCCTAATCTGGCAAAGACTCTTAAGTTAATAAAAAAACAAGGTTCAAATGTTTTTTATAAAGGTGAAATCGGGGAAGCCCTCACCAAAGAAGTTCAAAAACGTGATGGGACGATGACAACTGAAGATTTGGAAAACTATGTGGTGAAAGAGAGGGAACCAATTAAATCGGAATATAGGGGATTTGAAGTGGTCGGGGCGGCTTCACCAAGTTCAGGCAGCTTGACTGTCCAACAGATTCTTGAGCTTTTGGAAGGATACGATGTGCAAAAGATGGGGGCGAACTCTCCTGAGTATCTTCATCATCTAACCGAAGCCATGCATCTGGCTTTTGCCGATCGAGCTGCCTATATGGCAGATGAAGATTTTTATGATGTACCCACTAAAGGACTATTAGATGAAGAATATATAAAAGAAAGAAGAAAACTCATCAATCCAAATATATCAACAGCCGATGTCAAAGAAGGCGATCCATGGAAGTACGAAGGCCAAGAACCGGTTTCAATGGAGAAGGTAAAAGAAGAGAAAACACCGATCGGACAAACGACTCACTTTTCTGTAATGGATAAGTGGGGAAATATGGTTTCTTATACGACTACGATCGAGCAAGTATTCGGTTCAGGTATCATGGTACCTGATTATGGATTCATGCTTAATAATGAAATGACGGATTTTGATGCCACACCGGGTGGCGTTAACCAGGTGGAACCAGGAAAAAGACCAAGAAGCAGTATGTCACCGACCTTCATATTAAAAGATGGCAACCCTTTCATGGCGATTGGGTCACCAGGTGGAGCCACGATTATAGCATCGGTATCTGAAACGATAATGAATGTGATCGATCATCAAATGACAATTCAAGATGCGATACTTGCGCCGCGTGTATACTCTGCTGGCTATCCGACAGTCAGATGGGAACCGGGAATCGATCAAAATACAAGGTTGGAGTTAATGGCAAAAGGGCATGTTTATGAAGAAAAACCGCAGCATATCGGGAATGTGCAAGCTGTTATTTATGATTATGAAAGGGGAAGAATGTATGGGGGTGCCGACAATACAAGAGAAGGAACAGTTCTCGGGGTGGATGGGGTTTCCTATAAATCGAAACAGCCAAGAGAAATGAAAGAAGAAAAAAAGGGGCCGTTTACCTTAAAAGTGAATGGAGCCGTTTATCCTTACACTGCAAAACAAATGAAACTGATTGATGGAAAACCATATATCCAATCAGACAAATTGCTTCTAGGTTTGGGTGCAATTGAATCGGTGGATTTAGAAATATTTAAACCAGATAAAAAATCCTACTTACCGGTGCTAAAAGTCGCAAAATCATTAGGATATAAAGCAAAATGGAACGAAAAAGACAAAGTTGCACTTTTGGAAAAAGATCCGGCTGATATTGAAGACCCAGACGATGATGGCAGTGTCACGAATTAA
- a CDS encoding acyl-CoA dehydrogenase family protein: MINLFIKTESQKAWLKKLYEVESKFKNNSAQIDELAFFPKEHIQDLIRMGYTSSTLPKSYGGEGLKVYDMILLQETLASFDSATALSIGWNLGVIGDLFEQKSWTKTNLDFIAGEVLNGALVNRSVSEAQTGSPTRGGRPGTKAVKKGDYWVISGRKTYTTMSPVLTYFLVSAWIEERQKVGFFLLHKDLDGLYIDETWDVISMRGTGSHDLVLKDVEVDDSKLVELPEMPSGNRFNAWILHIPACYLGIAQAARDYAIHFANNYTPNSINAPISQLANVQQLLGEIDLELMKARHFLYSVAEAYDDESRRIHFTNELGAAKHIVTNAAITIVDKAMRIVGAKSLQRNNPLQRHYRDVRAGLHNPPMDDVTIKNLAKLAIEQTKSNLSGHPHLK, encoded by the coding sequence GTGATTAACCTATTCATTAAGACGGAGAGTCAAAAAGCGTGGCTGAAAAAATTATATGAAGTAGAATCAAAATTCAAAAATAATTCTGCTCAAATTGATGAATTGGCCTTTTTTCCGAAAGAACATATTCAAGATTTAATTCGTATGGGATATACAAGCTCAACTCTTCCCAAATCCTATGGTGGCGAAGGGTTAAAAGTTTATGATATGATTCTCCTTCAAGAAACATTGGCTAGTTTTGATTCAGCGACTGCGCTATCCATTGGTTGGAACCTTGGAGTGATAGGAGACCTTTTTGAACAGAAAAGTTGGACAAAAACGAACTTAGATTTTATTGCTGGGGAAGTTCTAAATGGCGCTTTAGTGAACCGTTCCGTTAGTGAAGCGCAAACTGGCAGTCCGACTCGCGGGGGACGCCCCGGAACGAAGGCAGTCAAAAAGGGAGATTATTGGGTTATTTCCGGACGTAAAACCTATACAACCATGTCCCCTGTTTTAACTTATTTCCTAGTTTCAGCATGGATCGAGGAAAGGCAAAAGGTTGGATTTTTTCTCCTGCATAAAGATTTGGATGGGCTCTACATAGATGAAACATGGGACGTAATTTCAATGAGGGGGACAGGAAGTCATGATTTAGTCCTTAAAGATGTTGAAGTGGATGATTCAAAACTTGTTGAGTTACCTGAAATGCCAAGTGGAAACAGATTCAATGCATGGATCCTTCATATTCCAGCCTGTTACCTTGGCATTGCGCAAGCTGCAAGGGATTACGCCATACACTTTGCCAATAACTATACTCCAAACAGTATAAATGCACCTATCAGCCAGCTGGCTAATGTCCAACAACTGTTAGGAGAAATTGATTTGGAATTAATGAAAGCCCGGCATTTCTTATATAGCGTTGCCGAGGCTTATGATGATGAATCACGAAGAATTCATTTCACAAATGAGCTGGGGGCTGCAAAACATATTGTTACAAACGCAGCCATTACAATTGTCGATAAAGCCATGCGAATAGTCGGTGCAAAAAGTCTTCAACGCAATAATCCACTACAAAGGCACTATAGGGATGTAAGAGCTGGTTTACACAATCCTCCGATGGACGATGTAACGATAAAGAATTTAGCAAAATTGGCAATTGAACAGACAAAATCCAATTTAAGCGGCCATCCACATTTGAAATGA
- a CDS encoding transporter substrate-binding domain-containing protein: MKNKKFRHVLTIGLAFVTILAGCGSGTSTSNEADANSGSTSGVRKVKVAYDQASKPMSWLDEKGNPTGYDVEVMKLVDELLPAYEFEYIGTSSDDLLVGIEQGKYQVGVKNAFWTEERTEKFIFPKEFLGLSSAGLVLKKENSKIKNLKDFASEGFSLAPIAANNAQYTIVDEYNQANPDNKVKLKAGDAFTVDVIQWVNEGRVDGGIAIEGAFKKQVADDGPYHNLVDDLVYNEFAVIKTWPLFNKKEQKFADAYDEAIKKIKDEKKTNELSKKFYGRDLFEVLGTVER, from the coding sequence ATGAAAAATAAAAAATTTCGCCATGTTTTAACTATCGGTTTAGCGTTTGTAACCATATTAGCGGGGTGCGGATCAGGTACATCAACGAGTAATGAAGCCGATGCAAATTCAGGTAGCACTTCAGGTGTCCGAAAGGTAAAAGTAGCATATGACCAAGCGTCAAAACCTATGTCTTGGCTGGATGAGAAGGGAAATCCAACTGGATATGATGTGGAAGTTATGAAATTGGTTGATGAATTACTACCGGCATACGAATTCGAATATATTGGCACATCAAGCGATGACCTGTTAGTAGGCATTGAACAAGGTAAATATCAAGTGGGGGTTAAAAATGCTTTCTGGACAGAGGAAAGGACTGAGAAGTTCATCTTTCCTAAAGAATTCCTTGGATTAAGCAGTGCGGGCCTTGTTTTAAAGAAAGAAAATTCAAAGATCAAAAATCTCAAGGACTTTGCTTCAGAGGGCTTCTCCTTAGCACCAATCGCAGCAAATAACGCTCAATACACGATCGTTGATGAGTATAATCAGGCCAATCCGGACAATAAGGTGAAATTGAAAGCCGGAGATGCATTCACTGTAGATGTAATTCAATGGGTAAATGAAGGCCGTGTCGACGGTGGAATAGCGATCGAGGGAGCTTTTAAGAAGCAAGTGGCCGACGATGGCCCCTATCATAATTTAGTGGATGATCTAGTTTACAATGAATTTGCAGTCATTAAAACCTGGCCATTATTCAACAAAAAAGAACAAAAATTCGCAGATGCTTATGATGAAGCGATTAAAAAAATTAAAGACGAAAAGAAGACGAATGAGTTAAGCAAAAAGTTTTATGGCCGGGATTTATTCGAAGTTTTGGGAACTGTAGAGAGATAA
- a CDS encoding amino acid ABC transporter permease, which produces MEKYFDLAYIVESVPMLVPFLKVTLIVTGLSVLFGTIIGFILAVMKLGNSKIARKIAYGYTTVLRCTPSIVLLFLTYYGIPAIAGKFGINLNDIDKAVFVVITFSLQFAAAMSEVIRTSLESIDRGQFEAAVSVGLSNTQAYRRIILPQAFVVALPNFGNSLLELMKEGSLAYTIGLIDIMGKAELIIAGNYNTHALEIYLALAVIYWTLSIAIEQLFLKLEKAFSKGKQVITTA; this is translated from the coding sequence ATGGAAAAATACTTTGATTTAGCTTACATAGTAGAGTCGGTACCAATGTTAGTTCCCTTTCTAAAAGTAACATTAATCGTTACGGGTCTATCGGTCTTGTTCGGGACAATCATAGGTTTCATCTTAGCGGTCATGAAACTTGGAAATAGTAAAATCGCCAGGAAAATTGCCTATGGATATACAACGGTATTGAGATGTACGCCCTCTATAGTTCTGCTTTTTTTGACTTACTATGGTATACCTGCAATTGCAGGGAAATTTGGCATAAATCTTAATGATATTGATAAAGCAGTATTTGTAGTCATAACCTTTTCGCTTCAATTTGCGGCTGCAATGTCAGAAGTGATTAGAACATCGCTTGAATCTATTGATAGAGGGCAATTTGAAGCGGCAGTAAGCGTTGGATTAAGCAATACGCAAGCTTACCGGAGAATTATTTTACCCCAGGCTTTCGTAGTCGCATTACCAAACTTCGGTAACAGCTTACTTGAATTAATGAAAGAAGGGTCTTTAGCATATACAATCGGCTTGATAGATATCATGGGGAAGGCAGAGCTTATAATCGCCGGGAACTATAACACACATGCATTAGAAATTTATCTTGCATTGGCGGTTATTTACTGGACATTGTCGATTGCCATTGAACAACTGTTCTTAAAATTGGAAAAGGCATTCAGTAAAGGAAAACAAGTGATAACAACTGCATAG